The Brenneria rubrifaciens genome has a window encoding:
- a CDS encoding NCS2 family permease: MNKSQPGLAVEQGLLERLFKLKLHGTNARTETIAGFTTFLTMVYIVFVNPQILGAAGMDTKAVFVTTCLIAAFGSILMGLLANLPVALAPAMGLNAFFAFVVVGAMGLSWQVAMGAIFWGAVGFLLLTIFQIRYWMIANIPLSLRLGIASGIGLFIAMMGLKNAGIIVPNPETLVTIGNLTSHSVLLGALGFFIIVALASRNIHAAVLISIVVTTSIGLLLGDVQFSGVFSMPPSVTSVVGQVDLAGALNLGLSGIIFSFMLVNLFDSSGTLIGVTDKAGLVDARGKFPRMKQALYVDSVSSVAGAFIGTSSVTAYIESSAGVSVGGRTGLTAVVVGLLFLLVIFLSPLAGMVPAYAAAGALIYVGVLMTSSLARVKWDDLTEAVPAFITAVMMPFSFSITEGIALGFISYCVMKLATGRWREISPCVVVVALLFLLKIIFIDAH; the protein is encoded by the coding sequence ATGAACAAATCACAACCTGGTCTTGCCGTCGAGCAAGGCCTGCTGGAGCGCTTGTTTAAACTAAAACTGCACGGTACTAATGCCCGGACTGAAACGATAGCGGGGTTCACCACGTTTTTAACGATGGTATATATCGTGTTTGTTAACCCGCAGATTTTAGGCGCGGCAGGCATGGATACCAAAGCGGTCTTTGTCACCACCTGTCTGATCGCGGCATTCGGCAGTATTCTGATGGGTCTGCTGGCGAACCTGCCGGTGGCGTTGGCGCCCGCGATGGGCTTGAATGCCTTCTTCGCGTTTGTCGTGGTTGGCGCGATGGGGCTGTCATGGCAGGTTGCCATGGGCGCGATCTTCTGGGGAGCGGTCGGTTTCCTGTTGCTGACGATTTTCCAGATTCGTTACTGGATGATCGCCAATATCCCGCTCAGTTTGCGTCTCGGTATCGCCAGCGGTATCGGCCTATTTATTGCCATGATGGGGCTGAAAAACGCCGGCATTATTGTGCCTAACCCTGAAACGCTGGTGACCATCGGTAATCTGACGTCGCACAGCGTGCTGTTGGGTGCACTGGGCTTTTTCATTATTGTGGCGCTGGCTTCCCGCAATATTCACGCGGCGGTGCTGATCTCCATCGTGGTGACCACATCGATTGGTCTGCTGCTTGGTGACGTTCAGTTCTCTGGTGTTTTCTCAATGCCGCCGAGCGTGACATCGGTTGTGGGGCAAGTTGATTTAGCCGGTGCGCTGAATCTGGGGCTGTCCGGGATCATCTTCTCTTTCATGCTGGTCAACCTGTTTGACTCCTCCGGTACGCTGATCGGCGTGACGGATAAAGCGGGTCTGGTGGATGCCCGCGGTAAGTTTCCCCGCATGAAACAGGCGCTGTATGTGGACAGCGTCAGCTCTGTTGCCGGCGCCTTCATCGGTACGTCATCGGTAACGGCCTATATCGAAAGCTCTGCCGGGGTATCCGTTGGCGGGCGTACCGGATTGACCGCGGTTGTCGTGGGACTTCTGTTTTTGCTGGTTATCTTCCTGTCTCCGCTGGCGGGAATGGTGCCGGCTTACGCGGCGGCGGGCGCGCTGATTTACGTCGGCGTATTGATGACTTCCAGCCTGGCGCGGGTGAAATGGGATGATTTGACGGAAGCCGTACCCGCTTTTATTACGGCGGTGATGATGCCGTTCAGTTTTTCGATCACCGAAGGTATCGCATTAGGCTTTATTTCCTACTGTGTGATGAAGCTGGCAACCGGCCGTTGGCGTGAAATCAGCCCGTGTGTCGTGGTCGTGGCGCTGCTGTTTCTGTTAAAAATCATTTTTATCGACGCGCATTAA
- a CDS encoding 4'-phosphopantetheinyl transferase family protein has translation MTCHFVRWTITEALPDLQRLPNELISSTQGFSAKRRDRFLKSRALLAEMMFYFFGYPLLPPMLSSPEGRPYFADPQLPNFSLGYAGNTIAILLSEEGLVGMDIEIVHLRPNNQPPSPMQGQTQAEKAWIDAQCDPLEAATQLCTIRQSLMKIPIQNGSRPENLKLHPASGRLRSKGVPAVEVISDIDDYLAWACAHVPTLHRLVLWKYTAESGMKKTGEIVQHQRQSVRYMKLTSHTAEKTTSALPSKAPDSTD, from the coding sequence ATGACCTGCCATTTTGTCAGGTGGACCATCACGGAAGCGCTTCCCGATCTGCAAAGGTTGCCGAATGAACTCATTTCATCGACACAAGGATTTTCAGCCAAGCGCCGCGATCGTTTTCTGAAAAGCAGAGCGTTGCTGGCTGAGATGATGTTCTACTTTTTCGGCTATCCCCTATTACCGCCCATGCTTTCTTCGCCTGAGGGACGGCCTTACTTTGCCGATCCGCAATTGCCCAATTTCAGCCTGGGCTATGCCGGCAACACCATTGCCATTCTGCTAAGCGAAGAGGGTCTTGTCGGCATGGATATCGAAATTGTGCATCTCCGCCCCAATAACCAGCCCCCGTCCCCTATGCAGGGTCAGACACAGGCAGAGAAGGCCTGGATTGACGCGCAGTGCGATCCGCTCGAAGCCGCCACGCAACTCTGTACCATTCGTCAATCATTGATGAAAATCCCCATACAGAACGGCAGCCGCCCTGAAAACCTGAAACTTCATCCCGCATCCGGGCGGCTGCGCTCCAAGGGCGTGCCCGCCGTTGAAGTGATCAGTGATATTGATGATTATCTGGCATGGGCGTGCGCGCACGTTCCAACGCTGCACCGGCTGGTGCTGTGGAAATACACAGCGGAATCGGGCATGAAGAAAACAGGGGAGATCGTGCAGCACCAGCGCCAGTCCGTTCGCTATATGAAGCTCACCAGTCACACCGCAGAAAAGACGACCTCCGCGCTGCCTTCAAAAGCCCCCGATTCAACCGATTAA
- the aegA gene encoding formate-dependent uric acid utilization protein AegA encodes MNRFVIASAQDCMGCRACEIACVISHNNEQYPTSADLFQPRIKAFNTQELHSAVTCRHCEDAPCASVCPTQALVRKDDSIQIIKEKCIGCKTCVLACPFGAISIVANATTHVVTAHKCDLCAGRPQGQACVEACPTQALHLVNEQTLEALRREKQQNMALCSSTHRQRARPASKDASQNPLNQRKNWPRLDAEKKPLAQRKTTFDEIYHGFTPQQTQDQAGRCLTCGKHSICEWTCPLHNNIPELVNLARQGRILEAVELSHQTSSLPEICGRVCPQDRLCEGACTLGKKYGAVTVGNIERYITDTAMKMGWMPDMTQVKPSGKRAAIIGAGPAGLACADVLTRHGVTAVVFDRHPEIGGLLTFGIPPFKLDKQVLTHRREVFSAMGIDFRLNTEVGKDISFTQILKEFDTVFLGVGTYRSMKAGLENEEAPGVFDALPFLIANTRHVMGLPEREDEPYISMNGKRVVVLGGGDTAMDCLRTSVRQGAMSVTCAYRRDEANMPGSKKEVKNSREEGVEFMFNVQPQKICLNERGEVCGISLVRTELGAPDASGRRRPRPIPGSEFVQPADAVITAFGFQAHSMPWLEEAKIGLDNWGYIMASANGPIPCQTNHPRIFAGGDAVRGADLVVTAIADGRKAAMGMMEAMGLKTAPSAVPAASLDTDFNSAQKETL; translated from the coding sequence ATGAATCGGTTTGTTATTGCCAGCGCTCAGGACTGTATGGGTTGTCGAGCCTGCGAAATCGCCTGTGTCATTTCACACAACAACGAACAGTACCCAACCAGCGCGGATCTGTTCCAGCCCAGAATAAAAGCTTTCAATACGCAAGAACTGCACTCTGCGGTGACCTGCCGCCACTGTGAAGACGCGCCCTGCGCCAGCGTTTGCCCGACTCAGGCACTGGTAAGAAAAGACGATAGTATTCAAATAATTAAAGAGAAGTGCATTGGTTGTAAAACCTGCGTGCTGGCCTGTCCGTTTGGCGCCATATCGATAGTCGCCAACGCCACGACCCACGTCGTCACGGCACATAAATGCGATCTCTGCGCAGGCAGACCACAGGGGCAAGCCTGCGTAGAAGCCTGCCCGACCCAGGCCCTGCATTTGGTCAACGAACAAACGCTGGAGGCGCTCCGTCGTGAAAAACAGCAAAACATGGCGCTGTGTTCATCAACGCATCGGCAACGTGCCCGGCCCGCGAGCAAAGACGCGTCCCAGAATCCATTGAATCAGAGAAAAAACTGGCCTCGTCTCGACGCGGAAAAAAAACCACTGGCACAGAGAAAGACCACGTTCGACGAAATCTATCACGGCTTCACGCCTCAGCAGACGCAGGATCAGGCCGGGCGCTGTCTCACCTGCGGCAAACATTCCATCTGTGAGTGGACCTGTCCTCTTCACAACAACATTCCTGAATTGGTGAATCTGGCCAGGCAAGGGCGGATTCTGGAAGCCGTCGAACTGTCTCACCAGACCAGCAGCCTGCCGGAAATCTGTGGCCGGGTCTGCCCGCAAGATCGGCTATGCGAAGGCGCCTGTACGCTGGGCAAGAAGTACGGTGCGGTCACCGTCGGCAACATTGAGCGCTACATTACCGATACTGCGATGAAAATGGGCTGGATGCCAGACATGACGCAGGTTAAGCCCAGCGGCAAACGCGCCGCCATCATTGGCGCCGGACCCGCAGGACTGGCCTGCGCCGATGTGCTAACCCGTCACGGCGTGACGGCCGTGGTTTTCGATCGCCACCCGGAAATTGGCGGTTTACTGACCTTCGGCATTCCCCCTTTCAAACTTGATAAGCAAGTACTAACTCACCGGCGCGAGGTTTTCAGCGCGATGGGCATCGACTTTCGCTTAAATACCGAAGTGGGCAAGGACATCTCATTCACCCAGATTCTGAAAGAGTTTGATACGGTCTTTCTCGGCGTGGGAACTTACCGCTCCATGAAGGCCGGTCTTGAAAATGAAGAGGCGCCCGGCGTTTTCGACGCGCTGCCGTTCCTGATTGCCAATACCAGGCACGTGATGGGATTACCTGAACGTGAAGACGAACCCTATATCTCTATGAACGGAAAACGGGTTGTCGTGCTGGGCGGCGGAGACACCGCGATGGATTGTCTGCGCACCTCGGTTCGGCAGGGGGCGATGTCGGTCACCTGTGCGTACCGTCGTGATGAAGCCAACATGCCGGGCTCGAAAAAAGAGGTGAAAAACTCCCGGGAAGAAGGCGTTGAATTTATGTTCAACGTACAACCGCAAAAAATTTGCCTCAATGAGCGGGGAGAAGTGTGCGGGATCAGTCTGGTTCGCACCGAACTGGGCGCGCCCGACGCCAGCGGTCGCCGCCGCCCCCGCCCCATTCCGGGGTCTGAATTCGTGCAACCCGCCGATGCGGTGATCACCGCTTTCGGTTTCCAGGCACACAGTATGCCCTGGCTGGAGGAAGCGAAGATCGGTCTGGATAACTGGGGATACATTATGGCATCAGCCAACGGTCCTATTCCTTGCCAGACTAATCACCCGCGGATTTTTGCCGGCGGAGATGCCGTACGCGGCGCCGATCTGGTGGTCACCGCAATTGCCGACGGCCGTAAAGCGGCAATGGGCATGATGGAAGCAATGGGGTTAAAAACCGCTCCATCTGCTGTGCCGGCGGCGTCACTCGACACCGATTTCAACTCGGCGCAAAAAGAAACGCTATAA
- a CDS encoding organic hydroperoxide resistance protein: MSIEKVLYVAHAKATGGRDGHAVSSDGHLDVKLGVPKELGGNGEGTNPEQLFAAGYSACFLGALKNVASSEKVSLPSGTSIEGSVGIGKIPTGFGIEVELKIALPGVDKAKAEELVKKAHTVCPYSNATRGNIDVTLTLV, encoded by the coding sequence ATGTCTATCGAAAAAGTTCTCTATGTCGCCCATGCTAAGGCAACAGGCGGGCGCGACGGCCACGCCGTTTCATCAGACGGCCATCTCGATGTGAAACTTGGCGTGCCAAAAGAGCTGGGCGGCAATGGCGAGGGCACCAACCCTGAGCAACTGTTTGCCGCCGGCTACTCCGCCTGCTTTCTCGGCGCGTTGAAAAACGTGGCCTCCAGTGAGAAAGTCTCTCTGCCTTCTGGTACGTCTATCGAAGGCAGCGTCGGCATTGGTAAAATTCCAACCGGATTCGGTATTGAAGTGGAACTGAAAATCGCCCTTCCCGGCGTAGACAAAGCCAAAGCGGAAGAACTGGTGAAAAAGGCGCATACCGTCTGTCCTTATTCAAACGCCACGCGCGGCAACATTGACGTCACCCTGACGCTTGTTTGA
- a CDS encoding SIS domain-containing protein has protein sequence MTNFDSNTLAIGARIRMALSRLSLTEKSIAEWLIIKGNINEETSLKEVAAAMNVSEPLIVKVAKKLGYQGFRELRAALISYFGTLPFDKELEISQQDNLEVVLDKVFNTSIQSLKEAKSVADTTAIAQAAALITQAKHVVILGVGGSASVCQDFEHKLLRIGIHSHSYSDYHLMLMVCCQLEEDDVVMMISHSGDTIELLKAAQVAKQCNAKIICITNDDASPLSQCSDLSIFSPAHGGPLLGQNAVARIVQLNLLDTLFIAIVLRDYQGTRDKLDSTREVVKPLHGKNTG, from the coding sequence ATGACCAATTTTGACAGTAACACGCTCGCCATCGGCGCACGCATTCGTATGGCGCTATCCAGGCTTAGCCTGACTGAAAAGAGCATCGCGGAATGGCTGATCATCAAAGGGAACATCAATGAAGAGACGAGCCTGAAAGAAGTCGCCGCCGCAATGAATGTGTCAGAACCATTAATCGTCAAAGTGGCAAAAAAGCTCGGCTATCAGGGTTTTCGGGAGCTGCGTGCCGCCCTGATATCCTATTTTGGAACGCTGCCCTTTGATAAAGAACTGGAAATCTCACAGCAGGATAATCTTGAGGTAGTGTTGGATAAAGTGTTCAATACCTCGATTCAGTCGCTGAAAGAAGCGAAATCCGTTGCCGACACGACGGCCATTGCGCAAGCCGCAGCGCTCATTACTCAGGCAAAACATGTTGTGATTCTCGGTGTTGGCGGGTCAGCCTCGGTCTGCCAGGACTTTGAACACAAGTTATTACGTATCGGTATCCACAGCCACTCCTACAGTGACTATCATCTGATGTTGATGGTGTGCTGTCAGCTTGAAGAAGACGATGTCGTGATGATGATTTCGCACTCAGGGGATACCATCGAATTGCTGAAGGCCGCACAAGTCGCCAAACAATGCAACGCCAAGATTATCTGCATTACCAATGATGACGCCTCCCCGCTATCCCAGTGTTCCGACCTTTCCATTTTTAGTCCGGCACATGGAGGACCACTGCTTGGTCAAAATGCCGTGGCGCGTATCGTACAGTTAAACTTGCTTGATACCTTGTTCATTGCCATTGTCCTACGCGATTACCAGGGCACCCGAGATAAACTCGACAGCACACGTGAGGTCGTGAAACCGCTGCATGGTAAAAATACGGGCTAA
- the rpiB gene encoding ribose 5-phosphate isomerase B has product MRFLVSKSIEVIDKGANSSERTDYPQYGKRVADAVVSGEADRGILICGSGIGISIAANKVDGIRAVVCSEPYSAKLSREHNDTNILAFGSRVVGSELAKMIVEEWLNTVFEGGRHQNRIDLIAKIEKGEQIG; this is encoded by the coding sequence ATGCGGTTTTTGGTGTCGAAGTCTATAGAAGTCATTGATAAAGGAGCGAATTCATCAGAGAGAACCGACTATCCGCAGTATGGCAAGCGGGTTGCCGATGCGGTGGTTTCCGGGGAGGCGGATCGGGGAATTCTGATCTGTGGCTCAGGTATTGGCATCTCTATCGCGGCCAACAAAGTTGACGGTATACGCGCTGTCGTATGCAGTGAACCTTACTCCGCAAAACTTTCGCGTGAACACAATGACACCAACATTTTGGCCTTTGGATCTCGCGTGGTGGGTAGTGAGCTGGCGAAGATGATCGTCGAAGAGTGGCTGAATACCGTATTTGAAGGCGGACGTCATCAGAACCGTATCGATTTAATCGCGAAAATAGAGAAAGGTGAGCAAATTGGCTAA
- the rpe gene encoding ribulose-phosphate 3-epimerase — protein sequence MAKFCPSMMCVDFSRLPEEIAALERAGADMFHIDVMDGLFVPNFALGIEDIKAIGKLANIPYDVHLMVGNPDLYIEKFAGLGCSIIYVHAEAPRHLHRTLSKIRAAGAQVGVAVNPATSLSVLEEVLEDIDVVLIMSVDPGFAGQPFIPGAIDKIQRLKDMIKENGVKTQIAIDGAISPEIVEKLGQDVTYFIMGTAGLFNQQATYQQAIARLRQLTGCTQ from the coding sequence TTGGCTAAGTTTTGTCCATCAATGATGTGTGTTGACTTCTCGCGTCTGCCGGAGGAAATCGCGGCACTGGAACGCGCGGGGGCGGATATGTTTCATATCGACGTTATGGATGGCCTGTTTGTTCCGAATTTCGCCCTGGGAATAGAAGATATCAAAGCCATTGGCAAGCTGGCGAATATTCCTTATGACGTTCATTTGATGGTTGGCAATCCCGATCTCTATATCGAGAAATTCGCAGGGTTGGGATGTTCGATTATTTATGTTCACGCCGAAGCCCCGCGACATTTACACCGGACGTTGAGCAAAATACGCGCTGCCGGGGCTCAGGTTGGGGTCGCGGTCAATCCCGCCACCTCGTTGAGCGTATTGGAAGAAGTGCTGGAAGATATTGATGTGGTGTTAATCATGTCTGTCGATCCTGGTTTTGCCGGGCAACCCTTTATTCCCGGCGCCATCGATAAAATTCAGCGGCTGAAGGACATGATCAAGGAGAATGGCGTGAAAACGCAGATCGCCATTGACGGCGCCATTAGCCCGGAAATTGTCGAAAAACTGGGACAAGACGTGACTTACTTCATAATGGGTACTGCCGGATTATTTAATCAGCAAGCAACGTATCAACAGGCCATCGCGCGTTTACGCCAGTTAACAGGCTGTACCCAGTAG